Genomic DNA from bacterium:
GACCTGTGCAGTTAGAGATTACAGAAAAATATCTATAACTTTCTCAATAAACATATCGCTCCTACGGAGCTAATTTGATGTTGAGACGATAAATCTATAAACATCTCGCCCTTACAGGGCTGAATATATTTTATAAACTCCGTTAGGAGTGATATATTTGTAGACTTTTTGAAATTTGATTTGTAATTTTGCATTTTGATATTTAATATTTGATATTTATTTGTTGTCTCCCCCAAATCCTATTTTGCAGAACCCTATTCTTACTCCTCAAGATAAAAGGCATCTTTTATTAATTCAATTTTAGGTTTTTGGTTTGGCCGCCAGGTGATAGCCACAATATCAAATCGACAATCAATATCCTGTAAATTTTTCTTTGCAAGATATTCTAAGGCGACTTTACCCATCTGTCTTTGTTTACGAATATCAACGGCTTCTTGCGGTAGTCCAAATTCTTCACCTCGACGCGTTTTTACTTCAATAAATGCTAAAACCTCCTGATTTTTAGCAATAATATCAATTTCCCCGGAGCGGGTTTTATAATTCTGTTCTAATATTTTGTATCGATGTCGTTTTAAATGTTTTAAAGCTAACGCCTCTCCTTTTTCTCCTAATTCAATTCTTTGTTTGGACATAGGGATATTAAAACCTCATAAAAAAACCTTTAATTTCGTGAAGCCCTCTTACACATAGATTTAATTGGTTCAAAAGATTTTCGGTGTATCGGACAAATACCATATTTTTTAATTGATTCAATATGTAAAGAAGTTCCATAGCCTTTATGTTTAGCAAAGCCATATTGCGGGAATTCTTTATCATATTCAATCATCATTCTATCTCTTATTACTTTGGCTAATATTGATGCAGATTGAATGGAAATACTCAATTGGTCGCCCCGAATGATAGGTTTTTGTGGAATGTCTATAGAAGGAATTTTTAGTCCATCGACAAGTAAGAAATGTGGTTTTGACTTCAAAGAATCTATCGCCTTTTTCATCGCCAGGTGAGTTGCTCGTAAAATATTAATCTCATCTATTATCTCTTCATTGACAATACCTATTCCCCAATCAATAACTACATCAGAAATAGTCTTAAATAATCTTTCTCGTTGTTTGGGGGATAATTTTTTAGAATCATTTATGCCCGGTATTTTAGCCTCTTCTGGTAAAATTGCTACCGCGGCTACTACCGGGCCCGCTAATGGCCCTCTACCAACCTCATCTATTCCACCTATTAATTCATAACCTAAAGAAGATGCCTCTTCTTCATATAGGCAAAGTTTTTTAAAGGGATAATTTTCATATTTTGATGGGGCCATTGTATCGCCTCCTTATTCAAAGTAAGCGTTTCAGGTATGGTAAGAAAAGGATGAAATATTAGTATTTTAACAATCAATTAGTCAACCATCAAACCATCAATTATTAAAATTTTACCACACCTTCCTTAAAAAGTCAAGAGGCTGACCGAGAATTTTTTAAAAA
This window encodes:
- a CDS encoding ribonuclease HII encodes the protein MAPSKYENYPFKKLCLYEEEASSLGYELIGGIDEVGRGPLAGPVVAAVAILPEEAKIPGINDSKKLSPKQRERLFKTISDVVIDWGIGIVNEEIIDEINILRATHLAMKKAIDSLKSKPHFLLVDGLKIPSIDIPQKPIIRGDQLSISIQSASILAKVIRDRMMIEYDKEFPQYGFAKHKGYGTSLHIESIKKYGICPIHRKSFEPIKSMCKRASRN
- a CDS encoding YraN family protein, yielding MSKQRIELGEKGEALALKHLKRHRYKILEQNYKTRSGEIDIIAKNQEVLAFIEVKTRRGEEFGLPQEAVDIRKQRQMGKVALEYLAKKNLQDIDCRFDIVAITWRPNQKPKIELIKDAFYLEE